One Halobaculum sp. CBA1158 DNA segment encodes these proteins:
- a CDS encoding DHH family phosphoesterase: MRRLVLGCGTVGNAIVDELAARPGTLHVITDDSGRATALRDENVAAAEADPRNSAGYPDSADLVVVAGESTTTNLTVADRARDSFPDAVIVAYAGEDATEADLQALREIADRVIDPIGVTAARVLGVATGETADRLRQMLRALRSVDGTLAVVAHDNPDPDAIASAVALVRVAEFAGVTAEACYYGEISHQENRALVNLLDIEMRTLDPEVDPREEFAAFALVDHSRPGVNDSLPSDIEPVVVVDHHPPREPVDAGFVDLRDGVGSTSTLLAEYLDRFGLTPDEQVSTALLYGIRIDTKDFTREVSEADFDAAAYLLAHADASVLDRVESPSVNSEMLSVLAAAIENRQRRGTAVASCVGEIRDRDALAQAAERLLALEGIDTTLVYGYRDGVVYVSGRARGGDVDLGETLRDALGQIGSAGGHADMAGAQIPLGILGAAGDDSTESLTDIVRDTVAERFFETLADAPSAPVGTTDQSVTFPDED, encoded by the coding sequence ATGCGTCGGCTCGTGCTCGGCTGCGGAACCGTCGGCAACGCCATCGTCGACGAGCTCGCCGCCCGCCCCGGCACTCTCCACGTGATAACCGACGACAGCGGTCGCGCGACCGCGCTTCGCGACGAGAACGTCGCGGCCGCAGAGGCCGACCCCCGCAACTCCGCCGGCTACCCCGACAGCGCCGACCTCGTCGTCGTCGCGGGCGAGTCGACGACGACCAACCTCACGGTCGCCGACCGCGCCCGCGACAGCTTCCCCGACGCTGTGATCGTCGCGTACGCGGGCGAGGACGCGACGGAGGCGGACCTCCAGGCGCTTCGGGAGATCGCCGATCGCGTGATCGACCCCATCGGCGTCACCGCCGCCCGCGTGCTCGGCGTCGCGACCGGAGAGACGGCCGACCGCCTGCGGCAGATGCTCCGGGCGCTGCGCTCGGTCGACGGGACGCTCGCCGTGGTCGCCCACGACAACCCCGACCCCGACGCGATCGCGTCGGCTGTGGCGCTCGTACGCGTGGCGGAGTTCGCGGGCGTGACGGCGGAGGCGTGTTACTACGGCGAGATATCCCACCAGGAGAACCGCGCGCTCGTCAACCTCCTCGACATCGAGATGCGAACGCTCGATCCCGAGGTCGACCCCCGCGAGGAGTTCGCCGCCTTCGCGCTGGTCGACCACTCCCGTCCCGGCGTCAACGACAGTCTCCCGTCGGACATCGAACCCGTGGTCGTCGTCGACCACCACCCGCCGCGAGAGCCCGTCGACGCGGGGTTTGTCGACCTCCGAGACGGCGTCGGCTCCACGTCGACGCTGCTGGCGGAGTACCTGGACCGGTTCGGGCTGACGCCCGACGAGCAGGTGTCGACCGCGCTGTTGTACGGCATCCGTATCGACACCAAGGACTTCACCCGGGAGGTGTCGGAAGCGGACTTCGACGCCGCGGCGTACCTCCTCGCGCACGCGGACGCGAGCGTCCTCGACCGGGTGGAGTCGCCGAGCGTGAACTCCGAGATGTTGTCGGTGCTGGCGGCGGCGATCGAGAACCGGCAGCGACGCGGGACGGCCGTCGCCTCCTGCGTCGGGGAGATCCGCGACCGCGACGCGCTGGCGCAGGCGGCCGAGCGACTGCTCGCCTTAGAGGGGATCGACACGACGCTGGTGTACGGCTACCGCGACGGCGTGGTGTACGTCTCGGGACGCGCTCGCGGCGGCGACGTGGACCTCGGCGAGACGTTGCGGGACGCCCTCGGACAGATCGGCTCGGCCGGCGGCCACGCCGACATGGCCGGCGCGCAGATCCCGCTGGGCATCCTCGGTGCCGCCGGCGACGACTCGACGGAGTCGCTCACCGACATCGTCCGGGACACGGTCGCCGAACGGTTCTTCGAGACCCTCGCGGACGCGCCGTCCGCGCCAGTCGGCACGACGGACCAGAGCGTCACGTTCCCCGATGAGGACTGA